Proteins encoded within one genomic window of Pigmentiphaga sp. H8:
- a CDS encoding helix-turn-helix transcriptional regulator, giving the protein MDTKGTALHLLERLYDGVLSEDQWRQSLRDISLSLGAASAGQVALHTPTDSLELDELIGMPPKMVAHFDEMQDLDPGRAASPLLAAGRIYVDYEFHGQARLQREPFYQEFLKPNGLGTYALLPLGQDEERMYTFSVQRENGRPPLDDDETRLMHAVLPHLRTALHLQLRFRQQQAESLLLRHMLDRLGFPLLVCSARGRIVQSNHLGDIWRQQPDCPLGARASSLPQPIRRLLDRACGHGAEAPSAGSLALPDGGRLIVLPCPLTQDLRGGDALALLAAQGPQWRPTPRGTLLRTLFRLTPAEIRLAHHLARHDDPLPTVAETLNVSLNTLRTQLRSIFDKTQTRRQADLVRLMGHLGLLTPGD; this is encoded by the coding sequence ATGGATACGAAAGGGACTGCACTCCACTTGCTGGAGCGGCTCTATGACGGCGTCCTTTCGGAGGACCAATGGCGGCAGTCGCTGCGGGACATCAGCCTGTCGCTCGGCGCGGCCAGCGCCGGTCAGGTGGCCCTCCATACGCCCACCGACTCGCTGGAACTCGATGAACTCATCGGCATGCCGCCCAAGATGGTCGCGCATTTCGACGAGATGCAGGACTTGGACCCGGGCCGCGCGGCATCGCCGCTGCTTGCCGCGGGCCGCATCTACGTGGACTATGAATTCCATGGCCAGGCGCGCCTGCAGCGCGAACCCTTCTACCAGGAATTCCTGAAACCGAACGGCCTGGGCACCTATGCCCTGCTCCCGCTGGGACAGGACGAAGAGCGCATGTACACCTTTTCCGTGCAAAGGGAAAACGGCCGTCCGCCGCTGGACGACGATGAGACCCGGCTGATGCATGCCGTGTTGCCCCATCTGCGCACCGCCTTGCACCTGCAACTTCGATTCCGCCAGCAACAAGCCGAATCGCTGCTTCTGCGGCACATGCTGGACCGGCTCGGCTTCCCGCTGCTGGTCTGTTCCGCGCGCGGCCGCATCGTGCAGTCCAACCACCTGGGCGACATCTGGCGGCAACAGCCCGACTGCCCCCTGGGCGCCCGCGCCTCCAGCCTGCCCCAGCCCATCCGCCGGCTGCTGGACAGGGCCTGCGGCCACGGCGCCGAGGCCCCCTCGGCCGGCTCGCTCGCGCTACCGGACGGCGGCCGGCTCATCGTCCTGCCATGTCCGCTCACCCAGGACCTGCGCGGCGGCGACGCCCTGGCGCTGCTTGCCGCGCAGGGGCCGCAATGGCGTCCCACCCCGAGGGGCACGCTGCTGCGTACCCTGTTCCGGCTGACGCCGGCGGAAATCCGCCTGGCCCATCACCTGGCCCGGCACGACGATCCGCTGCCCACCGTTGCCGAAACCCTGAACGTTTCGCTCAACACACTGCGTACGCAGCTGCGATCGATCTTCGACAAGACCCAGACCCGGCGGCAGGCAGACCTGGTGCGGCTGATGGGACACCTGGGCCTGCTGACGCCGGGGGACTGA
- a CDS encoding LysR family transcriptional regulator — protein sequence MITLKRLEYFAKVVETRNITRAAEQLHIAQPALGTHMRELEAALGVPLLSRHSRGVDPTPAGSLLLERSRQIFELVARTQDDVRRADQSAPVRFNLGLTSSIMLLIGSDLLLTLKRRYPHIDLQLYENPSFLLVDALERKDIDAALAYSVASRPGLSITPVLKEQLLLTVRADLAPSCGPVTMDEVLAHELVLGNERDVARRLVEASAFEKGAQPRIQCETHSITSQRDLVLRGAAAAVMPLGAIVRELERGEVVARPITDPGMHITLFIVRRQAPDEASLQYVDQTDPIVRACVDMIAGRLGELGSPV from the coding sequence ATGATCACGCTGAAGCGACTCGAGTACTTCGCCAAGGTCGTGGAGACGAGAAACATCACCCGCGCCGCCGAACAGCTCCACATCGCCCAGCCGGCCCTGGGCACGCACATGCGCGAACTCGAAGCGGCCCTGGGCGTGCCCCTGCTGTCGCGGCATTCGCGCGGCGTGGACCCGACGCCGGCCGGCAGCCTGCTGCTGGAACGGTCGCGCCAGATCTTCGAGCTGGTCGCGCGGACCCAGGATGACGTGCGGCGCGCCGACCAGTCCGCGCCGGTCCGCTTCAACCTGGGGCTGACCTCCAGCATCATGCTGCTGATCGGCTCGGACCTGCTGCTGACCCTGAAGCGGCGGTACCCCCACATCGACCTGCAGCTGTACGAGAACCCGAGCTTCCTGCTGGTGGACGCGCTCGAGCGCAAGGACATCGATGCCGCGCTGGCCTATTCCGTGGCGTCCCGCCCCGGCCTGTCGATCACTCCGGTGCTGAAGGAACAACTGCTGCTGACGGTCCGGGCCGACCTGGCGCCTTCCTGCGGCCCCGTCACCATGGACGAAGTATTGGCGCACGAGCTGGTACTGGGCAACGAACGCGACGTCGCGCGCCGGCTGGTCGAGGCCAGCGCCTTCGAGAAAGGCGCGCAGCCCCGCATCCAGTGCGAGACGCATTCCATCACCAGCCAGCGCGACCTGGTGCTACGCGGCGCCGCGGCGGCCGTCATGCCCCTGGGCGCCATCGTCCGCGAACTGGAACGGGGCGAGGTCGTCGCGCGCCCCATCACCGATCCGGGCATGCACATCACGCTGTTCATCGTTCGCCGGCAGGCGCCGGACGAGGCCAGCCTCCAATATGTCGACCAGACCGATCCCATCGTCCGGGCCTGCGTGGACATGATCGCGGGGCGGCTGGGGGAACTGGGCAGCCCGGTGTAG
- a CDS encoding tripartite tricarboxylate transporter substrate binding protein — MKKPALFAAVLLALSPATGHTDAGFPSRPIKMVVAAPTGGVPDVIARLVGQHMSASLGQPIAVENKTGAGSIIALESVAKANPDGYTLLVADSSPLTINPTLYKKLPYQGMDSFEPIAFLGAAQLFLTAGPSLKANSFQEMVAQAKAAPGKLTYGTIGIGSLHHVMFEEIRRSAGIDIMHVPFREQPSAPVAAGTADMLLAGLPSIEGLVRAGRLRLLGVTSKARVAQLPDVPTLEESGLPGYVFTADIGLLAPRGTPPGHLRKLADAARHAVAQPDVRRKLADLGIVPDGRVLAEYGDYMRREIDRFSGMVERAGLAGTQ, encoded by the coding sequence ATGAAAAAGCCAGCCCTTTTCGCCGCCGTGCTGCTGGCGTTGTCCCCCGCCACGGGCCATACCGACGCCGGGTTTCCCAGCCGTCCGATCAAGATGGTGGTGGCCGCGCCCACCGGCGGCGTGCCCGACGTCATCGCGCGCCTGGTGGGCCAGCACATGTCGGCTTCGCTGGGGCAGCCCATCGCCGTCGAGAACAAGACCGGCGCGGGCAGCATCATCGCGCTGGAATCGGTGGCCAAGGCCAATCCCGACGGCTACACCCTGCTGGTGGCCGACTCCAGCCCGCTCACCATCAATCCCACCCTGTACAAGAAGCTGCCCTACCAGGGCATGGACAGTTTCGAGCCCATCGCCTTCCTGGGCGCCGCCCAGCTGTTCCTGACGGCCGGCCCCTCGCTGAAGGCCAACTCGTTCCAGGAGATGGTGGCGCAGGCCAAGGCCGCTCCGGGCAAGCTCACCTACGGCACCATAGGCATAGGTTCGCTGCACCACGTCATGTTCGAGGAAATCCGGCGCTCGGCCGGCATCGACATCATGCACGTGCCGTTCCGCGAACAACCTTCCGCCCCCGTCGCGGCGGGAACGGCCGACATGCTGCTGGCCGGCCTGCCTTCGATAGAAGGCCTGGTGCGCGCGGGCCGGCTGCGTCTGCTGGGCGTGACCAGCAAGGCGCGCGTCGCGCAGTTGCCCGACGTGCCGACGCTGGAGGAAAGCGGCCTGCCCGGCTATGTCTTCACCGCCGACATCGGCCTGCTCGCGCCCCGCGGGACGCCGCCCGGGCACCTGCGCAAGCTGGCCGATGCCGCCCGCCACGCCGTGGCCCAGCCCGACGTGCGGCGCAAGCTGGCCGACCTGGGCATCGTCCCCGACGGCCGCGTCCTGGCCGAGTACGGAGACTACATGCGGCGCGAGATCGACCGATTCAGCGGCATGGTCGAGCGCGCGGGCCTGGCCGGGACCCAGTAG